In a single window of the Paenibacillus sp. MMS20-IR301 genome:
- the secF gene encoding protein translocase subunit SecF, with translation MRFKKELDFVHLSKYFYIFSIALTVAGLIFLATFGLNYSVDFKAGSNVDVSLSKSITQDELKPALAEAGIGHDPTITIGDKRVNIRYDEELNDTQSEALKTAITKIDDQASFEINTVDTEMAKELARNAIYSVLLSSIGIIIYVSIRFEWRFALASIVALLHDAFMVVAIFSIFRLEVDLTFIVAVLTIIGYSINDTIVIFDRIRENLRFGKQKSYEDLKVLVNKSVSQTLMRSLYTAFTVFIAAFFLLIMGGESIKMFSLAMVIGLLFGAYSSIFIASPLWLLLKKRQKPAVKSPAKV, from the coding sequence GTGCGCTTTAAGAAAGAACTGGATTTTGTACATTTAAGCAAGTATTTCTATATCTTCTCCATTGCCCTTACGGTAGCCGGACTGATCTTCCTGGCAACCTTCGGTTTGAATTACAGCGTTGATTTCAAGGCCGGGTCCAATGTGGATGTGTCCCTCTCCAAGAGCATTACGCAGGATGAATTGAAGCCAGCCCTAGCGGAAGCCGGCATTGGACATGATCCTACGATTACTATCGGGGACAAGCGGGTTAACATCCGCTATGATGAAGAGCTGAATGATACACAAAGTGAAGCCCTGAAAACAGCAATTACCAAGATTGATGATCAGGCTTCGTTTGAAATCAACACAGTGGATACTGAGATGGCTAAGGAGCTTGCCCGCAATGCAATCTATTCGGTGCTCCTCTCCAGTATCGGGATTATCATCTATGTAAGTATCCGTTTTGAATGGCGGTTTGCGCTTGCTTCGATCGTGGCACTGCTCCATGACGCATTCATGGTTGTAGCGATCTTCTCCATCTTCCGTCTGGAGGTGGATTTGACCTTCATTGTCGCGGTGCTGACGATTATCGGTTATTCCATCAATGATACGATCGTTATCTTTGACCGGATCCGCGAGAACCTGCGCTTCGGCAAACAGAAGTCGTATGAGGATCTGAAGGTTCTGGTTAACAAGAGCGTATCCCAGACGCTCATGCGCTCGCTGTACACAGCATTCACAGTATTCATTGCTGCGTTCTTCCTCCTGATTATGGGTGGAGAATCGATCAAGATGTTCTCACTGGCTATGGTTATCGGTTTGCTCTTCGGAGCGTATTCTTCCATCTTTATTGCAAGCCCGCTCTGGCTGCTGCTGAAGAAGCGCCAGAAGCCGGCGGTAAAGAGTCCGGCCAAAGTCTAA
- a CDS encoding cation diffusion facilitator family transporter translates to MNDKPLPRREAAVWTGILSDVALAVAKGSIGYFAGSKALMGDAFYSGADAAAKLAGVIPWNPKQSNKTAAARSRTVQGSKEPMAAILLAVLILMGGLQIAFSAIRDLTRGNLSAPGQSALIAVLLCIVFKEAIFQYQYRYFKKKGDGSHAAYADNHRFSLYTSITVFIGIALAMTGGYLNWHPLLYMDPIAALLAGCLIIRKGYALITSSVYSNKQPQELPSKEAASFIETVQRVHGVIRVEHLKALEQGSYVNLHVKISVNPRISVMEAQDISECARKLLQHRFVHVGEVHMDVVPYDPGYPYKSNHELADNDVPTLLQ, encoded by the coding sequence ATGAATGACAAACCATTACCCCGGAGAGAAGCTGCTGTTTGGACTGGAATACTCAGTGATGTAGCTCTGGCTGTGGCTAAAGGAAGCATTGGTTATTTTGCAGGCAGCAAAGCATTGATGGGGGACGCTTTCTACTCCGGAGCAGATGCTGCAGCCAAGCTGGCAGGGGTTATTCCATGGAATCCAAAGCAGAGTAACAAGACTGCGGCAGCCCGCAGCCGGACAGTGCAGGGCAGTAAAGAGCCGATGGCGGCTATTCTTTTAGCTGTACTGATTCTGATGGGCGGCCTGCAGATTGCTTTCTCCGCGATCCGTGATTTAACGAGAGGAAATTTATCGGCACCGGGACAGTCGGCACTTATCGCCGTTTTGCTGTGTATTGTGTTCAAAGAGGCTATTTTTCAATATCAATACCGTTACTTCAAAAAAAAGGGCGACGGCAGCCACGCTGCTTATGCCGATAACCACCGTTTCAGCCTGTATACATCCATAACCGTATTTATCGGCATCGCGCTGGCGATGACCGGAGGATACCTGAACTGGCATCCGCTGCTCTATATGGACCCGATTGCCGCACTCCTGGCAGGCTGCCTGATTATCCGCAAAGGTTATGCATTGATTACTTCCTCTGTATATAGCAATAAGCAACCCCAGGAGCTTCCCTCCAAGGAAGCGGCCAGCTTCATTGAGACCGTTCAGCGTGTCCACGGCGTCATTCGTGTGGAGCACCTGAAGGCACTGGAGCAAGGAAGCTATGTGAACCTGCATGTCAAAATCAGCGTTAATCCGCGGATTAGCGTCATGGAAGCCCAGGACATATCCGAATGTGCCCGGAAGCTGCTGCAGCACCGGTTCGTTCATGTGGGCGAGGTGCATATGGATGTTGTGCCGTATGATCCGGGTTATCCTTATAAAAGCAACCATGAACTCGCGGACAACGATGTTCCCACACTGCTTCAGTAG
- the recJ gene encoding single-stranded-DNA-specific exonuclease RecJ, translating into MLNSKTRWQSPAADPETTSELARSLSISPLLSSLLVQRGMNTAEKALVFMDGGAEDSHDPYLLKGMAAAVPRIKKALQEEEHILVYGDYDADGVSSTALMIQLLRHLGASFDIYIPHRSNEGYGLHNHALDWALQQGVSLVITVDTGISAYHQIAYASGLGIDVIVTDHHEPPELLPEAYALINPKLPDCPYPFKGLAGVGVAYKLAEALLGGGVPEEWCEIAAIGTVADLMPLQGENRSLVRKGLKSMQNSPFPGIRALLSVSGITMSTVSAVNIAFGMAPRINASGRLDHAGRAVTLLTTEDMEEAEQLAGELDLLNKERQLVVERIVQEAAAKLEQRISRSGLPDIIVLAEQGWNVGVVGIVASKLLERYYRPVIILDIHPDTGMCKGSARSIPGLDIYAALSSCAGLMDHFGGHPAAAGMSLPQSKLEEFDAALNAYAEAVLTPDDFVAVAAADGEVAIADLTLQAALELERLAPFGMANPLPRFILRGAAVKETRKMGQDGKHLKLVLQQDKLTIEAVAFGKGPLADLLPGGTVVDVLAELSINEWNGSRKPQLMLQDLAVPYAQLFDLRGAADAVKGAAHLHELFSLYSGGGPVKTAAVFQNSRTSPLRELRGMSLWVYDENGGISPLQPSKPESGEAGTSLLCLLDMPESPEQLEALFTAFPEAENIALLHPVRDGRDRLQIPTRDHFKSLYKLLASIAAVATPEHEVLLRLSRQSQLGVRMLNRMLDVFTELNFIERSSGRITFVTQPAAKSLSASEHFVRLGKTAEMEQYFMEGSRSELQEFMLSHRLGGVS; encoded by the coding sequence TTGCTTAATTCAAAAACAAGATGGCAATCTCCGGCAGCCGATCCCGAGACCACCTCGGAACTGGCCCGGAGCCTTTCTATTTCTCCGCTGCTTTCCTCATTGCTGGTGCAAAGAGGCATGAATACCGCTGAAAAGGCGCTGGTATTCATGGACGGCGGAGCGGAAGATAGCCATGATCCCTATCTGCTGAAAGGAATGGCCGCGGCCGTGCCGCGGATTAAGAAGGCACTGCAGGAAGAAGAACATATTCTGGTGTACGGCGATTATGATGCTGACGGAGTATCCAGTACAGCGCTGATGATTCAACTGCTGCGTCATTTGGGTGCATCTTTTGATATTTATATTCCGCATCGTTCGAATGAGGGCTACGGCCTGCATAATCACGCGCTCGATTGGGCGCTGCAGCAGGGTGTATCTCTTGTTATTACTGTAGATACTGGTATCAGTGCCTATCATCAGATTGCATATGCTTCCGGGCTCGGCATTGATGTTATTGTCACAGATCATCATGAGCCGCCGGAGCTGCTGCCCGAAGCGTATGCCTTAATTAATCCGAAGCTGCCGGATTGCCCGTATCCGTTCAAGGGTCTGGCCGGTGTAGGTGTGGCTTACAAGCTGGCTGAGGCGCTTCTTGGCGGCGGAGTGCCGGAAGAATGGTGTGAGATTGCGGCAATTGGTACAGTGGCGGATCTGATGCCGCTGCAAGGCGAGAACCGCAGCCTTGTACGCAAGGGACTGAAGAGCATGCAGAATTCACCGTTTCCGGGAATTCGGGCACTGCTGTCTGTCAGCGGAATTACAATGAGCACAGTGAGTGCTGTGAATATTGCCTTTGGTATGGCTCCGCGCATCAATGCCAGCGGCAGACTGGATCATGCAGGCCGGGCGGTCACCCTGCTGACCACGGAAGACATGGAAGAAGCAGAACAGCTTGCCGGGGAGCTCGATTTGCTGAACAAAGAACGCCAGCTGGTTGTCGAACGTATTGTTCAGGAAGCGGCTGCCAAGCTCGAGCAGCGGATCAGCCGCAGCGGACTGCCGGATATTATTGTACTGGCCGAGCAGGGCTGGAATGTCGGTGTAGTCGGCATAGTGGCCTCCAAGCTGCTCGAACGCTACTACCGTCCGGTAATTATTCTGGATATCCATCCGGATACCGGAATGTGCAAAGGCTCAGCCCGGTCCATACCGGGTCTGGACATTTATGCAGCCTTATCCTCCTGTGCCGGACTGATGGATCACTTCGGCGGCCACCCGGCAGCAGCCGGCATGAGTCTGCCGCAGAGTAAGCTCGAAGAGTTCGATGCAGCGCTTAATGCGTACGCAGAAGCAGTGCTGACACCAGACGATTTCGTAGCCGTTGCTGCCGCAGACGGGGAGGTGGCTATTGCGGATCTGACCCTGCAGGCTGCTCTTGAGCTGGAGCGGCTTGCCCCGTTCGGCATGGCCAATCCGCTGCCGAGATTCATTCTGCGCGGAGCTGCCGTGAAGGAGACGCGCAAGATGGGCCAGGACGGCAAGCATCTGAAGCTTGTCCTGCAGCAGGACAAGCTGACCATTGAAGCCGTAGCCTTCGGCAAGGGGCCGCTGGCTGACCTGCTGCCCGGAGGAACAGTTGTTGATGTGCTTGCGGAGCTGTCCATCAATGAATGGAACGGCTCCCGCAAGCCGCAGCTGATGCTGCAGGATCTGGCGGTACCGTATGCGCAGCTATTTGATCTGCGCGGCGCTGCCGATGCGGTCAAGGGCGCGGCGCATCTCCACGAGCTGTTCAGCCTGTACAGCGGAGGCGGTCCGGTAAAGACTGCTGCGGTATTCCAGAACAGCCGGACTTCACCGCTGCGTGAGCTGAGAGGCATGTCGCTGTGGGTTTACGATGAGAATGGCGGGATTTCGCCTTTACAGCCTTCTAAGCCGGAGAGCGGAGAGGCTGGAACCTCGCTGCTCTGCCTGCTGGATATGCCGGAATCACCGGAGCAGCTGGAGGCGCTGTTCACTGCCTTTCCTGAGGCAGAGAATATTGCCCTGCTGCATCCGGTCCGTGACGGCCGTGACCGGCTGCAGATCCCGACGCGCGATCATTTCAAGTCGCTATATAAACTGCTGGCTTCCATAGCGGCGGTTGCTACACCTGAGCATGAAGTGCTGCTGCGGCTCAGCCGCCAGTCCCAGCTGGGGGTGCGCATGCTGAACAGAATGCTTGATGTGTTCACTGAGCTGAACTTCATCGAGCGCAGCAGCGGCAGAATTACTTTTGTTACCCAGCCTGCGGCGAAGAGCCTGAGCGCGTCAGAGCATTTCGTAAGGCTGGGGAAGACTGCCGAAATGGAGCAGTACTTTATGGAAGGCAGCCGGAGCGAGCTGCAGGAATTCATGCTCTCACACCGCTTAGGCGGCGTATCGTAG
- a CDS encoding adenine phosphoribosyltransferase gives MDFKDSIRVIPDFPQAGISFKDITTLLKDGAKYRAAIDELKKLVAHLEIDVIAGPEARGFVVGAPLAYALGVGFVPIRKSGKLPYETIEAGYALEYGKDTLAMHTDAIQPGQKVLIADDLLATGGTIATSVNLVEQLGGQVVGAAFLIELTALAGRNKLTDIEVVTLLTYED, from the coding sequence TTGGATTTCAAAGACAGTATTCGTGTGATTCCGGATTTTCCGCAAGCTGGAATCAGCTTTAAAGATATTACTACCCTGCTCAAGGATGGAGCCAAGTATCGCGCAGCTATCGATGAGCTTAAGAAGCTCGTTGCCCATCTGGAGATTGATGTCATTGCCGGACCGGAGGCGCGCGGCTTCGTAGTAGGTGCGCCGCTGGCTTATGCACTCGGCGTAGGCTTCGTGCCGATCCGCAAGAGCGGCAAGCTTCCTTACGAGACGATTGAAGCAGGCTATGCTCTGGAGTACGGCAAGGACACCCTTGCCATGCATACCGATGCTATCCAGCCGGGCCAGAAGGTTCTGATTGCCGATGATCTGCTGGCTACCGGCGGTACAATCGCTACCTCGGTAAATCTGGTAGAGCAGCTGGGCGGACAAGTTGTCGGTGCGGCCTTCCTGATTGAGCTGACAGCTCTGGCTGGGCGTAATAAGCTGACGGATATTGAAGTGGTTACACTGCTGACTTACGAGGACTAG
- the uraA gene encoding uracil permease, whose translation MQREIQVNERLPWGPGFLLSLQHLFAMFGSTVLVPNLFGVDPGMILLMNGIGTLLYILICRGKIPAYLGSSFAFISPVLSVLADHKGDHEHGYSLALGAFIVTGVIFILVALLVRYAGTGWIDVVFPPAVMGAIVATIGLELVPVAARMAGLIAPEGVAAADWTPDSKAIILSMVTLGVTVIGSVLFRGFPKIIHILIGIVTGYVLAYFMGVVNTSAISEASFLSHPTIITPSFDWSVIFTIIPVSLVVIVEHIGHLLVTSNIVGKDLTKDPGLDRSLMGNGISTVLSGFMGSTPNTTYGENIGVMALTKVYSVYVIAGAAVIAIVLSFSGTFSSVIANIPQPVMGGVSLLLFGVIAASGLRIFVEQKVDFSKATNMILATLVLVVGISGISLTIGGVVLKGMALATIVGMVLALLFKLIEVLGLSNEQEADKSAH comes from the coding sequence TTGCAACGCGAAATTCAAGTTAACGAAAGACTCCCTTGGGGCCCGGGCTTCCTCCTGAGTCTTCAGCATTTGTTCGCCATGTTCGGCAGCACAGTGCTTGTCCCCAATCTGTTCGGGGTAGATCCCGGCATGATCCTGCTGATGAATGGTATCGGCACCCTGCTTTACATTTTGATCTGCCGCGGCAAAATTCCCGCATACCTTGGTTCAAGCTTTGCCTTCATCTCGCCGGTATTAAGTGTTCTTGCCGATCATAAAGGCGATCATGAGCATGGATATTCGCTTGCACTTGGCGCATTTATTGTTACCGGTGTTATTTTCATTCTTGTTGCTTTGCTCGTGCGTTATGCCGGAACCGGCTGGATTGATGTAGTGTTCCCTCCGGCAGTTATGGGTGCTATCGTTGCTACCATCGGACTTGAGCTTGTTCCTGTAGCCGCACGCATGGCCGGGCTGATTGCTCCTGAAGGCGTTGCTGCTGCGGACTGGACTCCTGATAGCAAAGCTATTATTTTATCCATGGTTACACTCGGTGTCACTGTTATCGGTTCCGTGTTATTCCGCGGTTTCCCCAAAATCATTCATATCCTCATCGGTATCGTTACCGGTTACGTACTCGCTTATTTCATGGGTGTGGTCAACACCTCGGCGATTTCCGAAGCTTCTTTCCTCTCCCATCCAACAATTATCACCCCATCCTTTGACTGGTCGGTAATTTTCACGATTATCCCTGTATCGCTTGTTGTTATTGTTGAGCATATCGGCCACTTGCTGGTTACCAGCAATATTGTCGGCAAGGATCTGACCAAGGATCCGGGACTGGACCGCTCGCTGATGGGTAACGGGATTTCTACGGTGCTTTCCGGATTTATGGGTTCGACACCGAATACCACTTATGGTGAAAATATCGGTGTTATGGCCCTTACCAAGGTTTACTCAGTATACGTAATTGCCGGCGCTGCGGTGATTGCCATTGTGCTCTCGTTCTCCGGAACGTTCTCGTCAGTCATTGCCAATATTCCCCAGCCGGTAATGGGCGGTGTATCCCTGCTGCTGTTCGGTGTCATTGCCGCTTCAGGTCTGCGTATCTTCGTAGAGCAGAAGGTTGATTTCTCCAAAGCAACCAACATGATTCTTGCTACTCTGGTTCTGGTTGTCGGCATCAGCGGCATTTCGCTGACTATCGGCGGTGTAGTGCTCAAAGGTATGGCACTGGCTACAATCGTCGGTATGGTTCTTGCCCTGCTGTTCAAGCTGATCGAAGTTCTTGGGTTGTCCAATGAGCAGGAAGCTGACAAATCGGCGCATTAA
- a CDS encoding bifunctional (p)ppGpp synthetase/guanosine-3',5'-bis(diphosphate) 3'-pyrophosphohydrolase, giving the protein MGIEQLTEKAGAYIKEKDLLRIREAYEFADQAHHGQVRKSGEPYILHPLAVADIVVNMQMDVISIIAALLHDVVEDTTVSLDQIRAKFGDTCAMLVDGLTKLERIRFRSKEEQQNENYRKMFIAMAQDIRVIVIKLADRLHNMRTLKYQSEESQRRISYETLEIFCPIADRLGISAIKWEMEDIALRYLNPQQYYRIANLVHKKRAEREQFIDSVIGRIRAKLDEMGIEGDLSGRPKHIYSVYNKMSTKNKQFNEIYDLLAIRIIVDNIKDCYATLGIIHTLWKPMPGRFKDYIAMPKANMYQSLHTTVVGPGGEPTEVQIRTWEMHRTAEFGIAAHWAYKEGSSNNVNPENRMPFFREILELQHEAKDAEEFVESLKMDFFSDLVFVFTPKGEVVELPAGSVPLDFAFRIHTEVGNRTIGSKVNGRIVPLDHKLKTGDIVEILTSKNSYGPSRDWLKIAQSSHARSKIKQWFKKEKREENVEKGREAIERELKRLNVEVSDWLTEDKLSEAAKKFAFNDVEDMLSAVGFGGITASQIASRLTEKLRKEQEEAAGHLELTSEMKEIKSSGEKRTQPTNGVRVKGIDNLLVRFARCCNPVPGDDIIGYVTRGRGVSVHREDCPNIPSEGDGEESARVIEVEWEGSMEANYSVDIEITGHDRNGLLNEVLQAVSESKTNISAVTGRSDKNKMAMIHMTILIRNTDHLQSVVDKVKRVKDVYTVNRIMQ; this is encoded by the coding sequence ATGGGCATAGAGCAATTAACCGAAAAGGCCGGCGCCTATATAAAAGAAAAAGATCTTCTCCGCATCCGCGAAGCTTACGAGTTTGCCGATCAGGCCCATCACGGGCAGGTCCGGAAGTCGGGGGAGCCATACATTCTGCATCCGCTGGCGGTCGCAGATATTGTCGTCAATATGCAAATGGATGTTATATCCATTATTGCTGCGCTGCTGCATGATGTTGTGGAAGATACGACGGTGTCCCTGGACCAGATCCGTGCGAAATTTGGCGATACCTGCGCCATGCTGGTGGACGGTCTGACGAAGCTGGAACGCATCCGCTTCCGCTCCAAGGAAGAGCAGCAGAACGAGAATTACCGTAAAATGTTCATCGCCATGGCCCAGGATATCCGGGTGATTGTGATCAAGCTGGCGGACCGTCTGCATAATATGCGCACGCTGAAGTACCAGTCAGAGGAGAGCCAGCGGCGTATTTCCTATGAGACACTGGAGATTTTTTGTCCCATTGCTGACCGTCTGGGGATCTCGGCGATTAAATGGGAGATGGAGGATATTGCCCTCCGTTATCTGAACCCGCAGCAGTATTACCGGATTGCCAATCTTGTACACAAGAAGCGGGCTGAGCGTGAGCAGTTCATCGACAGCGTTATCGGCCGGATCCGCGCCAAGCTGGATGAAATGGGCATCGAAGGCGATCTTTCCGGACGCCCGAAGCATATTTACAGTGTATATAACAAAATGAGCACGAAGAACAAGCAGTTCAATGAGATTTATGATCTGCTGGCGATCCGTATCATCGTTGATAATATTAAGGATTGTTATGCCACTTTAGGAATTATTCATACTCTTTGGAAGCCGATGCCTGGCCGGTTCAAGGATTATATTGCTATGCCCAAGGCGAATATGTACCAGTCTTTGCATACAACGGTAGTCGGTCCCGGAGGGGAGCCTACAGAGGTACAGATCCGGACCTGGGAAATGCACCGTACAGCCGAATTCGGGATTGCCGCCCACTGGGCGTATAAGGAAGGCAGCAGCAACAATGTCAATCCGGAGAACCGGATGCCGTTTTTCCGTGAGATTCTGGAGCTGCAGCATGAGGCGAAGGACGCGGAAGAATTTGTGGAATCGCTCAAAATGGACTTTTTCTCCGACCTGGTCTTCGTATTCACGCCAAAAGGTGAGGTTGTGGAGCTGCCGGCCGGTTCGGTGCCGCTTGATTTCGCCTTCCGCATTCATACCGAGGTCGGCAACCGGACGATCGGCTCTAAGGTGAACGGCCGTATTGTGCCGCTGGACCATAAGCTGAAGACGGGAGATATCGTGGAGATTCTGACCTCGAAGAACTCGTACGGACCCAGCCGGGACTGGCTGAAGATTGCCCAGTCTTCCCATGCGCGGAGCAAGATCAAGCAGTGGTTCAAGAAAGAGAAGCGTGAAGAGAATGTCGAAAAAGGCCGTGAGGCCATTGAACGCGAGCTGAAGCGCCTGAATGTAGAGGTCTCTGACTGGCTGACGGAAGATAAATTGTCGGAGGCAGCGAAGAAATTTGCCTTCAACGATGTGGAGGATATGCTGTCTGCTGTAGGCTTCGGGGGCATTACCGCTTCACAGATTGCCTCCAGGCTGACGGAGAAGCTGCGTAAGGAGCAGGAAGAAGCCGCAGGCCACTTAGAGCTGACTTCAGAGATGAAGGAGATCAAGTCCAGCGGCGAGAAGCGCACCCAGCCGACCAACGGCGTACGCGTCAAAGGCATTGATAATCTGCTTGTCCGCTTCGCACGATGTTGTAATCCCGTGCCGGGCGACGATATTATCGGTTATGTAACCCGCGGACGCGGGGTGTCGGTACACCGTGAGGACTGCCCGAACATTCCGAGTGAAGGGGACGGGGAAGAATCTGCACGCGTGATCGAAGTGGAATGGGAAGGCAGTATGGAGGCCAACTACAGCGTCGATATCGAGATTACCGGCCATGACCGCAACGGGCTGCTGAATGAAGTGCTGCAGGCAGTATCGGAGAGCAAGACGAATATCTCGGCGGTTACGGGACGCTCCGACAAGAACAAGATGGCGATGATTCATATGACGATTCTGATCCGCAACACCGATCACCTGCAGTCTGTGGTGGATAAGGTGAAGCGTGTAAAGGATGTATATACGGTTAACCGCATTATGCAATAG
- the dtd gene encoding D-aminoacyl-tRNA deacylase, which yields MRVVVQRCKDSSVTVDGTVTGAIGEGLMLLVGVTHEDTEKDAKYLADKVAGLRIFEDEAGKMNFSVTDTGGAILSVSQFTLYGDCRKGRRPNFMAAAAPAEAERLYDYFNEELRRGGLQVETGVFGAMMDVALTNWGPVTLLLDSRA from the coding sequence ATGAGAGTAGTTGTGCAGCGCTGCAAGGATTCCAGCGTGACGGTAGACGGAACCGTAACCGGGGCGATTGGCGAAGGCTTGATGCTGCTGGTCGGCGTAACCCACGAGGATACGGAGAAGGATGCCAAATATTTGGCGGACAAAGTAGCGGGACTGCGCATTTTTGAGGATGAAGCCGGTAAAATGAACTTCAGCGTAACCGATACCGGAGGAGCTATCCTGTCGGTCTCGCAGTTCACATTATACGGCGACTGCCGCAAGGGGCGCCGCCCGAACTTCATGGCTGCTGCGGCTCCGGCCGAGGCAGAGCGGCTCTACGACTACTTCAACGAGGAGCTGCGCAGAGGCGGGCTTCAGGTGGAGACCGGCGTGTTTGGTGCGATGATGGACGTTGCCCTGACGAACTGGGGGCCGGTTACCCTGCTGCTGGACAGCCGGGCCTGA
- a CDS encoding type 1 glutamine amidotransferase domain-containing protein has product MSKVAFLLADGFEDSEMKVPYDEVLQAGHQADIIGLKANETLLGKKGNVSYASDKAISDVQAQDYDAVVIPGGSSPENLRLNPDILQFVQDADEAGKPIAAICHGPQILISAGLLQGRTLTSYPPLKDDIINAGAEFKDEEVVVDGNYITSRTPKDEPAFVRELLKVL; this is encoded by the coding sequence ATGAGTAAAGTAGCATTTCTGCTCGCAGACGGTTTTGAAGATTCGGAAATGAAGGTGCCTTATGATGAAGTCCTGCAGGCAGGCCATCAGGCAGACATTATTGGCCTGAAGGCGAATGAGACGCTGCTGGGCAAGAAGGGGAACGTCTCTTATGCGTCCGACAAGGCTATCAGCGACGTACAGGCACAAGATTATGACGCTGTAGTCATTCCGGGCGGTTCCTCGCCGGAGAATCTCCGCCTGAACCCGGATATCCTGCAATTTGTGCAGGATGCCGATGAAGCAGGCAAGCCTATTGCCGCCATTTGTCACGGGCCGCAGATTCTGATCAGCGCCGGGCTGCTGCAGGGCCGTACCCTAACCTCCTATCCGCCGCTGAAGGATGACATCATTAATGCCGGGGCGGAATTCAAGGATGAAGAGGTCGTGGTGGACGGAAATTATATTACTTCACGCACACCCAAGGATGAGCCCGCATTTGTGCGTGAGCTGCTTAAGGTGTTGTAA